Proteins from a single region of Neomonachus schauinslandi chromosome 10, ASM220157v2, whole genome shotgun sequence:
- the BPIFB4 gene encoding BPI fold-containing family B member 4 — MWTAWCVAVLSVAAVCGTRQETNTVLRVTKHVLSNAISGTLQQSDALRSALREVPMGVGGVPYNDFHVRERPPKYTNGDQLGGNYKYGHIETNDNTAQLGGKYRYGEIPESDGSNRDLRNGDYRNAVNAYGSPRGHGRYRSDEVAAAVGRLHRRELKPGEIPPGVATGALGPGGLLGTGGMLAADGILSGQGGLLGGGGLLGDGGLLGGGGVLGVLGEGGILSTVQGITGLRIVELTLPRVSVRLLPGVGVYLSLYTRVAINGKSLIGFLDIAVEVNITAKVRLTMDRTGYPRLVIERCDTLLGGIKVKLLRGLLPNLVDNLVNRVLANVLPDLLCPIVDVVLGLVNDQLGLVDSLVPLGILGSVQYTFSSLPLVTGEFLELDLNTLVGEAGGELIDYPLGRPAMSPRQKMPDLPPMGDNTNSQLAISADFLGSVLALLQKQGALDIDITDGMFEELPPLTTSTLGALIPKVFQQYPESRPLTIRIQVPNPPSVTLQKDKALVKVFATSEVMVSQPNDVETTICLIDVDTELLAMFSVEGDKLMIDAKLDKTHLNLRTSNVGNFDVGLLEVLVGKIFELAFLPAMNAVLGSGVPLPKILNIDFSNADIDVLEDLLVLSA; from the exons ATGTGGACGGCCTGGTGTGTGGCTGTTCTGTCTGTGGCAGCTGTCTGTGGCACGCGCCAAGAGACAAACACTGTCCTCAGGGTTACCAAACACGTGCTGAGCAACG CCATTTCTGGCACCCTACAGCAGAGTGATGCTCTCCGCTCAGCCCTGAGAGAGGTGCCCATGG GTGTCGGTGGCGTTCCCTACAACGATTTCCATGTCCGAGAGCGCCCCCCAAAATATACCAATGGCGACCAGCTTGGCGGTAATTACAAGTATGGTCACATCGAGACCAATGACAACACCGCTCAGCTGGGGGGCAAATACAGATACGGTGAGATCCCTGAGTCAGATGGAAGCAACAGGGACCTCCGAAACGGCGACTACCGCAATGCTGTGAATGCATATGGCAGCCCCAGGGGCCATGGGCGGTACAGGTCAGATGAAGTTGCAGCAGCCGTGGGCAGGCTTCACCGGAGAGAGCTGAAGCCTGGAGAGATCCCACCCGGTGTAGCCACTGGGGCATTGGGCCCAGGTGGTTTGCTGGGCACTGGGGGCATGCTGGCAGCCGATGGCATCCTGTCGGGCCAAGGTGGCCTGCTCGGTGGAGGTGGTCTCCTTGGCGATGGaggacttcttggaggaggtggagTCCTGGGCGTCCTCGGCGAGGGTGGCATCCTCAGCACCGTGCAGGGCATCACCGG ACTGCGCATCGTGGAGTTGACCCTCCCCCGGGTGTCCGTGAGGCTCCTGCCTGGTGTGGGTGTCTACCTGAGTTTGTACACCCGCGTGGCCATCAACGGAAAGAG tctcattGGCTTCCTGGACATCGCTGTGGAAGTGAACATCACTGCCAAGGTCCGGCTGACCATGGACCGCACGGGCTACCCTAGGCTAGTTATTGAGCGATGTGACACCCTCCTGGGGGGTATCAAAGTCAAGCTGCTGCGAGG GCTTCTCCCCAACCTCGTGGACAACTTAGTGAACCGAGTGCTGGCCAACGTCCTCCCTGACTTG CTCTGCCCCATCGTGGACGTGGTGCTGGGTCTTGTCAACGACCAGCTGGGTCTCGTGGACT CTCTGGTTCCTCTGGGGATATTGGGAAGTGTCCAGTATACCTTCTCCAGCCTCCCGCTTGTGACTGGGGAATTCCTGGAGCTGGACCTCAAT ACTCTGGTtggggaggctggaggagagCTCATTGACTATCCACTGGGGCGGCCAGCTATGTCTCCCAGACAAAAGATGCCAGACTTGCCCCCCATGGGCGACAACACCAATTCACAACTGGCCATTTCTGCCGACTTCCTGGGCTCAGTGTTGGCCCTCCTGCAGAAGCAGGGGGCACTGGATATCGACATCACCGACGGCATG TTTGAAGAGCTTCCTCCTCTTACCACGTCCACGCTGGGAGCTCTGATTCCCAAG GTGTTCCAGCAGTACCCTGAGTCCCGCCCACTCACCATCAGGATCCAGGTGCCGAACCCACCTTCAGTGACGCTGCAGAAGGACAAGGCACTGGTGAAGGTGTTCGCCACTTCTGAGGTCATGGTCTCCCAGCCCAATGACGTCGAGACCACTATCTGCCTCATTGATGTG GACACAGAACTCTTGGCCATGTTTTCCGTGGAGGGAGATAAGCTCATGATTGACGCCAAGCTGGACAA GACTCACCTCAACCTCAGAACCTCAAACGTAGGCAACTTTGAT GTTGGCCTCTTGGAGGTGCTGGTGGGGAAGATCTTTGAGCTGGCGTTTCTGCCCGCCATGAACG CCGTGCTGGGCTCTGGCGTCCCTCTCCCCAAAATCCTCAACATCGACTTCAGCAATGCAGACATCGACGTTTTGGAG GACCTCCTGGTGCTGAGTGCCTGA